The following are encoded in a window of Arctopsyche grandis isolate Sample6627 chromosome 2, ASM5162203v2, whole genome shotgun sequence genomic DNA:
- the LOC143922383 gene encoding juvenile hormone acid O-methyltransferase-like codes for MVTSYKIEHHNQDELKMNENECAPYRVSDAGGPARHSLDTTLKLSGYIRRIAGFQRATNAPTSSDSGLVTNSLQRRDATDVLDKYLHLVKWRKDGKDVVLDVGCGEGDVTINILLKRLPIDFHSLTGGDLSVEMVDYAKSFYATDKIDFILMDIVAEPKPEHINKYDHLFSFNCLNWVQDQASALRSMYNMLNDTGDCVITFTAKNRIFDVWKLMSEDPRWEQYMRNHDMYISPYNNSLNPAADFRKLLFGAGFKNVKVQVKHKTHDFIGLKNLRDSAAAVNPFLKYIPKNLHEEYLDHYVYYAGELGFLEEDNNNISEKVLIQSNYSSLIAYASKS; via the exons atggtcacctcATATAAGAT TGAACACCACAACCAGGATGAGTTGAAAATGAACGAAAACGAATGCGCACCCTATCGGGTGAGTGACGCGGGTGGGCCTGCGCGCCACAGTTTGGACACCACTCTCAAATTGAGCGGCTATATAAGACGAATAGCTGGTTTCCAACGAGCGACAAATGCACCAACGTCCTCCGACAGTGGATTGGTTA CCAACAGTCTTCAGCGTCGCGACGCCACCGACGTCCTCGACAAATATCTGCATCTCGTCAAATGGAGGAAAGATGGTAAAGATGTGGTGCTGGACGTCGGATGCGGAGAGGGTGACGTCACTATTAACATCTTGCTGAAAAGGCTTCCGATTGATTTCCACTCGTTGACCGGTGGCGATTTGTCCGTCGAGATGGTGGACTACGCCAAGAGCTTCTACGCCACtgataaaattgatttcattctcATGGATATCGTGGCCGAGCCCAAGCCTGAACACATTAATAAATACGATCATCTATTCTCGTTCAACTGTTTGAATTGGGTGCAAGATCAGGC atCTGCTTTACGATCGATGTACAATATGCTAAACGACACGGGCGATTGTGTGATAACCTTTACAgcaaaaaatcgtattttcgaTGTATGGAAACTTATGTCGGAAGATCCAAGGTGGGAACAGTACATGAGAAATCACGACATGTACATATCACCATATAATAACTCCTTAAACCCTGCAGCAGATTTTAGGAAATTACTATTTGGAGCTGGTTTTAAAAATGTGAAAGTGCAAGTTAAACATAAAACCCACGATTTCATCGGACTGAAAAACTTACgag ATTCTGCAGCAGCAGTTAACCCATTCTTAAAATATATTCCTAAAAATCTGCATGAAGAATATTTGGatcattatgtatattatgcagGTGAATTGGGTTTTTTAGAAGaagacaataataatattagtgAAAAAGTACTTATACAATCAAATTACAGTTCCTTGATTGCATACGCCTCAAAAAGCTAA